In Lentibacillus amyloliquefaciens, one DNA window encodes the following:
- a CDS encoding ABC transporter permease, which produces MDIFPDIRFKLGDYVETIVNFLDQSLESFFDFIYLFSSEIINGIEGFLLFLPWWLFILIIVLLGWYFKSITAGILYGVFIFLVGTFGLWEDLMTTIAIVMTAVIISLALGIPLGVWMAFSKGFSTVMRPILDAMQTMPSFVYLIPAIFFFGLGNVSAIFATLIYAIPPVIRLTELAIRGVDKEVIESAQSFGSSNMQMLFKIQLPQALPTIMAGVNQTTMMALAMVVIASMVGAQGLGEQVLVSINQIDIALGFEAGISIVFLAIIIDRITGGVANKFQKHRRIS; this is translated from the coding sequence ATGGACATTTTTCCTGATATAAGGTTTAAACTTGGTGATTATGTCGAAACGATTGTTAACTTTTTGGATCAATCACTCGAGAGTTTTTTTGATTTTATCTATCTATTTTCTTCTGAAATTATCAATGGTATTGAAGGTTTTTTGCTCTTTCTGCCATGGTGGCTGTTTATCCTGATTATCGTCCTCTTGGGATGGTATTTTAAATCTATAACAGCCGGTATTCTTTATGGTGTTTTTATTTTTCTGGTTGGCACATTCGGCTTGTGGGAAGATTTGATGACGACCATTGCCATTGTGATGACTGCAGTAATCATTTCACTGGCGTTAGGGATACCGCTTGGTGTCTGGATGGCATTCAGCAAAGGATTTTCAACGGTTATGCGGCCAATACTTGATGCGATGCAGACGATGCCGAGTTTCGTTTATTTAATTCCGGCTATTTTCTTCTTTGGCTTAGGAAATGTTTCCGCAATTTTTGCCACACTGATTTATGCTATTCCTCCAGTCATCAGGCTGACTGAGCTGGCTATTCGCGGTGTGGATAAGGAAGTCATTGAATCAGCACAATCGTTTGGCTCGTCCAATATGCAGATGCTTTTTAAAATACAGCTCCCTCAGGCGCTTCCGACAATTATGGCAGGTGTGAATCAGACGACAATGATGGCGTTGGCTATGGTGGTCATCGCATCAATGGTCGGTGCTCAGGGTCTTGGTGAGCAAGTGCTTGTATCAATTAACCAGATCGATATTGCTTTAGGGTTTGAAGCGGGAATCAGCATCGTATTCCTTGCCATTATCATTGACCGCATTACCGGCGGTGTGGCGAACAAGTTCCAGAAGCATAGGAGGATAAGCTAA
- a CDS encoding ABC transporter substrate-binding protein — translation MKKILILFSAIILAVLAACGGSDSGNNESGSENGASASNVDTLVFADAGWNSIRVHNSIAQKIIEEGYGIDTEVTPGSTAATVQGLREGDIDIYMELWTDNIKEVYNEAIEAGDFEKVSTNFDDNEQGIYVPTYVIEGDEERGIEPMAPDLETVEDLKNYPELFEDEAEPGKGRLINAPSGWAVEKAITQKMETYGLNDSFVNFKPGSDAAIVASLADAYDAGEAWVGYYWSPTAVTAKYDLTLLEEPEYDPEVYEETKGTELPPNDVVVGVHKDIPDAAPDVVDFLSNYETNSALTEQALDYMNENEDASAEEAAEWWMKENEDVWTSWVPDDIAETVKQSLE, via the coding sequence ATGAAAAAAATATTAATCTTGTTTTCTGCCATTATATTAGCAGTGCTTGCTGCTTGTGGCGGATCAGACTCAGGTAATAATGAATCAGGTTCAGAAAATGGCGCTTCAGCATCAAATGTTGATACTTTGGTATTCGCTGACGCAGGCTGGAATAGTATTAGGGTCCATAACTCGATTGCACAAAAAATTATTGAAGAGGGTTATGGCATCGATACAGAAGTTACTCCAGGTTCCACAGCAGCCACTGTTCAAGGGTTGCGTGAAGGCGATATTGATATTTATATGGAACTTTGGACTGATAACATCAAAGAAGTATATAATGAAGCGATTGAAGCAGGCGACTTCGAAAAGGTCTCCACTAACTTTGATGACAACGAACAAGGCATTTATGTTCCGACATATGTGATTGAAGGAGACGAGGAGCGCGGGATTGAACCAATGGCACCGGATCTTGAGACAGTTGAGGATTTGAAAAACTATCCGGAACTATTTGAAGACGAAGCGGAGCCAGGCAAAGGACGTCTAATTAACGCACCAAGCGGCTGGGCAGTTGAAAAAGCGATTACGCAGAAGATGGAAACGTATGGATTGAATGATTCGTTTGTCAACTTTAAGCCCGGTTCGGATGCGGCGATTGTGGCATCTCTTGCTGATGCATATGATGCTGGTGAAGCATGGGTAGGCTACTATTGGTCACCGACTGCAGTGACGGCTAAGTACGACTTGACATTACTGGAAGAACCGGAATATGATCCGGAAGTGTATGAAGAAACGAAAGGCACAGAACTCCCTCCAAATGATGTTGTAGTCGGTGTTCATAAAGACATCCCCGATGCAGCACCGGATGTTGTAGATTTTTTGAGCAACTATGAAACAAACAGTGCTTTGACGGAACAAGCGCTTGATTACATGAATGAGAATGAAGATGCATCGGCTGAAGAAGCGGCTGAATGGTGGATGAAGGAAAATGAAGATGTATGGACCAGTTGGGTTCCGGACGATATCGCCGAAACAGTGAAGCAATCATTGGAATAA
- a CDS encoding undecaprenyldiphospho-muramoylpentapeptide beta-N-acetylglucosaminyltransferase — MSEKRILFTGGGTAGHVIVNLALIPVFQKEGWEVDYIGSQNGIERKLIESLDDVTYHPISTGKLRRYMSKENFKDPFKVLKGTMQAWRIIGKRKPAVIFSKGGFVSVPVIMAAKLRGVPAVIHESDFTPGLANKIAIPFAEKVLATFPETIDYLPEKKAEYVGAVIRDELFRGDKDKGLEMCGVTKEKPVLLVMGGSGGAEKINQTVRESIDQLLPEFHIAHICGTGKTDSSINRSGYAQFEYVNEELKDLFAASDFVLSRAGANAIFEFLALHKPMLLIPLSRAASRGDQIINANSFKEKDYARVLEEEALTPDALKQELMKLKDQAPVMIDYMKNYKSEKARERVIEIIKTAGGAET; from the coding sequence ATGAGTGAAAAAAGAATCCTGTTTACGGGCGGTGGAACGGCCGGTCATGTGATTGTTAACCTTGCTCTTATCCCTGTTTTTCAGAAAGAGGGATGGGAAGTTGATTATATCGGGTCTCAAAATGGAATAGAACGCAAATTAATCGAATCATTGGACGATGTGACATATCATCCGATTTCAACCGGTAAATTGCGCCGCTACATGTCTAAAGAGAACTTTAAAGATCCGTTTAAAGTGCTGAAAGGAACGATGCAGGCGTGGCGAATCATTGGCAAACGGAAACCGGCCGTTATTTTTTCTAAAGGCGGTTTTGTGTCGGTTCCGGTCATAATGGCGGCGAAATTACGCGGCGTACCGGCGGTTATCCATGAATCTGACTTTACACCGGGGCTTGCCAATAAAATAGCGATACCGTTTGCTGAAAAAGTGCTGGCAACGTTCCCGGAAACAATTGATTACCTGCCTGAAAAGAAAGCTGAGTATGTCGGTGCAGTCATCCGGGATGAACTTTTCAGAGGGGATAAAGATAAAGGCCTTGAAATGTGCGGTGTTACAAAGGAAAAACCTGTCCTGCTTGTAATGGGCGGCAGTGGTGGAGCCGAGAAAATTAATCAGACGGTACGCGAAAGTATTGATCAGCTTTTGCCCGAATTTCATATTGCCCATATTTGCGGCACGGGCAAAACAGATTCTTCTATAAATCGAAGCGGCTATGCCCAATTTGAATATGTCAATGAAGAATTGAAAGATTTGTTTGCAGCGTCTGATTTTGTGCTTTCGCGTGCGGGGGCCAATGCGATTTTTGAATTTCTGGCGCTTCATAAACCGATGCTGCTGATTCCGCTTTCGAGGGCCGCAAGCAGAGGCGATCAGATCATTAATGCAAACTCTTTTAAAGAAAAAGATTACGCCCGTGTGCTGGAAGAGGAAGCATTAACCCCTGACGCGCTGAAACAGGAATTGATGAAGCTAAAGGATCAGGCACCGGTCATGATTGATTACATGAAAAACTACAAAAGTGAAAAAGCGCGTGAACGGGTGATTGAAATTATTAAGACTGCCGGCGGGGCAGAAACCTGA
- a CDS encoding NupC/NupG family nucleoside CNT transporter has product MDILLGILAIIIVIGIAFIMSNDKKNINYQGIGIMLLAQLVITWFMFNTEIGGAVIKGISAGFNKLIEFGTEGISFVVGGIQIEEGGSVFFFNVLLLIIFFATLLSVLTYLKILPPIIKYLGGLLSKITGLPKVESFNAVNSIFFGQSEALLAIKSQFHHLNNNRLYIVSASAMGSVSASIVGAYLQILPPEYVLAALPLNMFSALIMASVIAPVNVPKEEDEVDVKDVSNDKSIFEAMSNGALDGGKIALIVAAMLIAFIASLELVNWVIQLVFAGVTLQEILGYIIAPIGILMGISPGEVIEAGGVMGTKIVTNEFVAMLEFEQMLGSMSQKTIGIVSVFLTSFANFSSIGIIAGTVQGINSEKAVKVSGFGMKLLIGATLASILSATIAGLFL; this is encoded by the coding sequence GTGGATATTCTTTTAGGTATTTTGGCAATTATAATCGTAATAGGCATAGCGTTTATCATGTCAAACGACAAGAAAAATATAAATTATCAGGGCATTGGTATTATGCTGCTTGCCCAGCTTGTCATAACATGGTTCATGTTTAACACGGAAATAGGCGGAGCCGTTATTAAAGGCATCTCAGCCGGGTTTAATAAATTAATCGAATTTGGTACTGAAGGTATCAGCTTTGTTGTTGGCGGTATTCAGATTGAAGAAGGCGGAAGTGTATTCTTCTTTAATGTGCTGTTATTAATTATCTTTTTTGCGACACTTCTTTCCGTACTGACCTATTTGAAGATTCTGCCGCCAATTATTAAATATCTGGGCGGGTTGTTATCAAAAATAACCGGGTTGCCAAAGGTTGAATCGTTTAATGCAGTCAACAGTATCTTTTTCGGCCAGTCTGAAGCGCTGCTGGCCATTAAATCTCAATTCCATCATTTGAACAATAACAGGCTTTATATCGTAAGCGCCTCTGCTATGGGGTCTGTATCTGCGTCGATCGTTGGCGCGTACCTGCAAATTTTGCCGCCGGAATATGTATTGGCCGCATTGCCTTTAAATATGTTCAGTGCATTAATCATGGCATCTGTGATCGCACCGGTTAACGTGCCAAAAGAGGAAGACGAAGTTGATGTGAAAGATGTTTCAAATGACAAAAGTATCTTTGAAGCGATGAGTAACGGTGCGCTTGATGGCGGAAAAATTGCACTTATTGTAGCTGCAATGCTGATTGCTTTCATTGCTTCACTGGAATTGGTTAACTGGGTAATTCAATTGGTCTTTGCAGGTGTGACGTTACAGGAAATTCTTGGCTATATTATTGCACCGATTGGAATTTTGATGGGTATCTCACCTGGAGAAGTCATTGAAGCAGGCGGTGTCATGGGGACAAAAATCGTCACCAACGAATTTGTGGCGATGCTGGAATTTGAACAAATGCTTGGTTCCATGTCTCAAAAAACGATTGGTATCGTTTCTGTATTCCTTACAAGCTTTGCTAACTTCTCATCGATTGGTATTATCGCGGGAACCGTACAAGGTATTAACAGTGAGAAAGCAGTGAAAGTTTCAGGATTTGGCATGAAATTATTAATTGGTGCAACATTGGCGTCTATCTTGTCTGCCACAATCGCTGGTTTGTTCCTATAA
- the odhB gene encoding 2-oxoglutarate dehydrogenase complex dihydrolipoyllysine-residue succinyltransferase, translating into MNEIKIPELAESITEGTISEWLVKEGDKVEKGDAVLELETDKVNVEVNTDYAGVITEIISGEGDDVEVGDVIAKLDENAEAGGSGSEEKEASAESKDTEAKETKSESSEKEEATAPAKEEKEDKQDDSSDSSQDVIASPAARKRARELGVDLNDVQARDPLGRIRPEDVDSATKGGSEQKESKPAKKEEPKKQEQSDKTEFDKPVERIKMSRRRQTIANHLVNVQQEAAMLTTFNEVDMSAIMELRNKRKEDFKEKHDVKLGFMSFFTKAVIGALKDFPLLNAEIQGKEIVQKKFYDIGIAVSTEEGLVVPVVRDADKLDFAGVEKEIGDLGKKAVNKELSLNDLQGGTFTITNGGTFGSMLSTPILNAPQVGILGMHNIQKRPVVMPDDSIEVRPMMYLAVSYDHRIVDGKEAVQFLVRIKELLEDPYDLLLEG; encoded by the coding sequence GTGAATGAAATTAAAATTCCGGAGCTGGCAGAATCGATTACAGAAGGAACCATTTCCGAATGGCTCGTCAAAGAAGGCGATAAAGTTGAAAAAGGCGATGCGGTTTTAGAACTGGAAACCGATAAAGTCAACGTTGAAGTGAACACGGATTATGCCGGTGTCATCACTGAAATTATCAGCGGGGAAGGTGATGACGTGGAAGTCGGCGATGTCATTGCCAAACTGGATGAAAATGCTGAGGCAGGCGGAAGTGGATCTGAAGAAAAAGAAGCTTCTGCTGAATCCAAAGATACTGAAGCGAAAGAAACGAAAAGTGAGTCCTCGGAGAAAGAGGAAGCAACAGCCCCGGCGAAAGAAGAAAAAGAAGACAAGCAGGATGATTCTTCCGACAGCAGCCAGGATGTCATTGCATCACCTGCAGCCCGCAAACGTGCCCGGGAACTTGGTGTTGACCTAAATGACGTCCAAGCGCGTGATCCATTAGGCCGCATCCGTCCGGAAGATGTTGATTCTGCAACTAAAGGCGGAAGCGAGCAGAAAGAATCGAAACCGGCTAAAAAAGAAGAGCCGAAGAAACAGGAACAATCAGACAAAACAGAGTTTGACAAGCCTGTTGAACGGATTAAAATGTCCCGCCGCCGTCAGACCATTGCCAACCATCTTGTTAACGTACAGCAGGAAGCAGCTATGCTGACGACATTTAACGAAGTGGATATGTCAGCAATTATGGAACTGCGAAATAAACGGAAAGAGGATTTCAAAGAAAAGCATGATGTCAAACTAGGCTTCATGTCCTTCTTTACTAAAGCGGTTATCGGTGCGTTAAAAGACTTCCCGCTTCTGAATGCTGAAATTCAAGGCAAAGAAATTGTACAGAAAAAATTCTATGATATCGGGATTGCCGTTTCAACTGAAGAAGGTCTTGTCGTACCGGTTGTGCGTGATGCAGACAAACTGGACTTCGCCGGTGTTGAAAAAGAGATCGGTGATTTAGGCAAGAAAGCAGTCAATAAGGAATTATCACTGAACGATTTGCAAGGCGGAACCTTTACCATTACAAATGGTGGAACCTTTGGATCCATGCTGTCAACACCTATTTTGAACGCACCTCAAGTAGGGATACTCGGCATGCATAACATCCAAAAACGCCCGGTGGTTATGCCGGATGATTCAATTGAAGTTCGTCCAATGATGTATCTGGCTGTATCATACGATCACCGGATTGTTGATGGAAAAGAAGCCGTTCAGTTCCTTGTGCGGATTAAAGAATTGCTTGAAGACCCATACGATTTATTGCTGGAAGGCTAA
- a CDS encoding 2-oxoglutarate dehydrogenase E1 component — MAQNEESNQRFWNSFHGPNMGYIEEQYELYKEDREAVDPSLKELFEEHGAPDWVRSTQPAADEPAQSGSSIGNVKKLTSAMRLVEAIRRFGHLEADIYPVGRDERETNLVNPEIYNLSEQDLRDIPAIWLWEKAPAGVDDGFEVVRELKKLYSGTITFEYDHVNDDDERDWLLNYIESGRYHEASSVENKRKLLERLAQVEGFEEFLQKTFVGQKRFSIEGLESMILMLDRVVENSIEDKIEHIMMGMAHRGRLSVLAHILGKPFDKIFSEFHHSPDKELIPSEGSSGINSGWTGDVKYHFGATKDVHEDDGTSTRITLANNPSHLEFVNPVAEGFARAGQDNRFQKGYPEQNFSKALPLLIHGDASFIGEGVVAETMNFKDLPGYKTGGTLHIIANNLLGYTTTQFDSRSTRYASDLAKGFEVPIVHVNADDPVACVVAMKMAYEYRQTFHKDFLIDLVGYRRYGHNEMDEPRATQPALYQDIDNHPTAANVFAEKLQKEGVIEENELDDIKKQAESHLREIFDNMEENDSNGNGIKSMPQALTNGLGRFETAVPLETLKKLNKDLQSRPEGFTTFRKLKRILSRRDDVLEEGNKADWGAGEALTYASILNDGIPIRITGQDTERGTFAHRHLVLHDAETGETYCPLHGLEGVDVSFDIRNSPLSEAGVLGFEYGYSVQAPNTLVIWEAQFGDFSNAAQVIFDQFISAARAKWGDKSNMVMLLPHGYEGQGPEHSSARLERFLQLAAENNWIVANVTSSAQYFHLLRRQAAMRGKEEARPLILMSPKSLLRNQRVASSPEEFSEGRFEPVRPQPNLKVSKKNAKRLLIGSGKVMVDIEEAIIDSEDSFDWLRALRLEQIYPFPKKQLEKELKELPNLEEIVWVQEEPQNMGSWDFVDDYLREMLTGEQTLRYIGRPHRASPAVGEPNVDKSEQRQIIDQAINPSEGGDTSE, encoded by the coding sequence GTGGCACAAAATGAAGAATCTAATCAAAGATTCTGGAACAGTTTTCATGGGCCTAACATGGGGTATATTGAGGAGCAATATGAACTTTATAAGGAAGACCGTGAAGCCGTTGATCCTTCTTTAAAAGAACTTTTTGAAGAGCATGGAGCACCAGACTGGGTTCGGTCAACACAACCTGCCGCAGATGAACCGGCTCAATCAGGATCATCTATAGGCAATGTAAAAAAATTAACCTCAGCAATGCGGCTTGTTGAGGCTATTCGTCGTTTTGGACATCTTGAAGCGGATATTTATCCTGTAGGGCGTGATGAGCGTGAGACGAATCTTGTCAATCCGGAAATATATAACTTAAGCGAACAGGATTTAAGAGATATACCGGCTATATGGCTTTGGGAGAAGGCACCGGCAGGCGTAGACGACGGTTTTGAAGTTGTCCGCGAATTAAAGAAGTTATATTCAGGCACCATTACATTTGAATATGATCATGTTAATGATGATGATGAACGGGATTGGCTATTGAATTATATCGAATCCGGCAGATATCACGAAGCGAGTTCTGTCGAAAATAAACGGAAATTGCTCGAGCGGCTTGCGCAGGTTGAAGGATTTGAAGAATTTCTGCAAAAAACGTTTGTCGGACAGAAACGTTTTTCAATTGAAGGGCTTGAATCCATGATCCTGATGCTTGATCGGGTTGTTGAAAATTCCATTGAAGATAAGATAGAGCATATCATGATGGGGATGGCCCACCGTGGGCGTCTGAGTGTACTGGCGCATATTCTGGGTAAACCATTCGACAAAATATTTTCCGAGTTTCACCATTCGCCGGATAAGGAATTAATCCCTTCTGAAGGTTCCAGCGGCATTAATTCCGGCTGGACAGGCGATGTTAAATACCACTTTGGCGCAACCAAGGATGTACACGAAGATGACGGGACTTCAACACGCATTACACTAGCCAATAACCCTTCACATCTTGAATTCGTCAATCCGGTTGCAGAGGGGTTTGCACGTGCAGGTCAGGACAATCGGTTTCAAAAAGGTTATCCTGAACAGAATTTCAGTAAAGCACTGCCATTATTGATTCATGGTGACGCATCGTTTATTGGTGAAGGTGTTGTCGCTGAGACGATGAACTTTAAAGATCTTCCCGGATATAAGACCGGCGGGACGCTCCATATCATTGCGAATAACCTGCTTGGGTATACAACCACCCAGTTTGATAGCAGGTCAACCCGGTATGCAAGTGATTTGGCAAAAGGATTTGAAGTGCCGATTGTGCATGTGAATGCTGATGATCCGGTTGCATGTGTTGTCGCAATGAAAATGGCATATGAATATCGTCAAACATTCCATAAAGATTTTCTGATTGACCTGGTGGGCTACCGCCGTTATGGACATAACGAAATGGATGAACCGCGGGCAACACAGCCTGCTTTATATCAGGATATTGATAATCATCCGACAGCAGCGAACGTTTTTGCCGAAAAGCTGCAAAAAGAAGGGGTTATTGAAGAGAATGAGCTGGATGATATCAAAAAGCAGGCAGAATCACATCTGCGTGAGATTTTTGATAACATGGAAGAGAATGATTCAAACGGCAATGGTATCAAAAGCATGCCGCAAGCTCTGACGAACGGCCTCGGCCGGTTTGAAACAGCTGTACCGCTGGAGACCTTGAAAAAATTAAACAAAGATCTGCAATCACGGCCGGAAGGATTTACGACTTTCCGGAAGCTGAAACGGATACTGAGCCGGCGCGATGATGTGCTGGAAGAAGGAAATAAAGCTGACTGGGGTGCCGGTGAGGCATTAACATATGCGTCCATTCTGAATGATGGCATTCCAATCCGTATAACAGGTCAGGATACAGAGCGCGGTACATTTGCCCATCGGCATCTGGTGTTGCACGATGCCGAGACAGGTGAAACGTATTGCCCGTTGCATGGTCTTGAAGGTGTCGATGTATCGTTCGATATTCGCAACAGTCCGCTTTCTGAAGCAGGTGTCTTAGGGTTTGAATATGGTTATAGTGTACAGGCGCCAAACACGCTTGTGATCTGGGAAGCTCAATTTGGAGATTTTTCGAATGCCGCACAAGTGATTTTTGACCAGTTCATCTCAGCAGCACGTGCTAAATGGGGCGATAAGTCGAACATGGTTATGCTCCTGCCGCACGGTTACGAAGGACAGGGGCCGGAACACTCAAGCGCACGTCTCGAGCGTTTTTTACAGCTTGCTGCAGAGAATAACTGGATTGTTGCCAATGTCACATCATCGGCCCAATATTTCCATTTGCTTCGCCGGCAGGCAGCCATGCGCGGCAAAGAAGAAGCACGGCCTTTAATTCTTATGTCGCCGAAAAGCTTGCTGCGTAACCAGCGGGTTGCTTCAAGTCCGGAAGAATTCTCAGAAGGCAGATTTGAACCGGTGAGGCCTCAGCCTAATTTGAAAGTGAGCAAGAAAAACGCAAAACGATTATTAATCGGGAGCGGAAAGGTAATGGTTGACATTGAAGAAGCTATTATCGATTCAGAAGATAGTTTTGACTGGCTTCGCGCATTAAGACTTGAACAAATTTATCCATTCCCGAAAAAGCAGTTGGAAAAAGAATTGAAAGAACTGCCGAACCTTGAAGAAATCGTTTGGGTCCAGGAAGAACCGCAAAACATGGGCAGCTGGGATTTTGTTGATGATTACTTGAGAGAAATGTTAACAGGAGAACAGACGCTAAGATACATTGGCCGCCCGCACCGGGCATCACCAGCTGTCGGCGAGCCGAATGTGGATAAAAGTGAGCAGCGGCAGATTATTGACCAAGCAATTAATCCGTCAGAAGGAGGAGATACCAGTGAATGA
- a CDS encoding tRNA (cytidine(34)-2'-O)-methyltransferase translates to MGLHVVLYQPEIPANTGNIARTCLSANATLHLIRPLGFSTDDKMVRRAGLDYWPYVDVREYDSIEALYESYPDGLFYYIENTGSNYYTDYDFTAGKKDLLFVFGREGSGFPDDFLKGKENQCLRVHMGDKVRSLNLANTAAIIVYEALRQQGFPGMK, encoded by the coding sequence GTGGGTTTACACGTTGTTTTGTATCAGCCGGAAATTCCTGCAAATACAGGTAACATAGCCAGAACATGTCTTTCTGCAAATGCAACATTGCACCTGATTCGTCCGCTCGGTTTTTCCACGGATGATAAAATGGTTCGGCGGGCAGGACTTGATTACTGGCCGTATGTCGATGTCCGGGAATATGATTCGATCGAAGCCCTGTATGAATCATATCCGGATGGGTTGTTTTATTATATTGAAAACACGGGATCGAACTATTATACGGATTATGATTTTACGGCTGGAAAGAAGGATTTATTATTTGTATTTGGCCGTGAAGGCAGCGGCTTTCCTGATGATTTTTTGAAAGGTAAAGAAAATCAATGTCTGCGTGTGCATATGGGTGATAAGGTGCGTTCGCTGAATTTGGCAAACACTGCAGCGATTATTGTGTATGAAGCATTGAGGCAACAGGGATTCCCGGGAATGAAATAG
- a CDS encoding amidase domain-containing protein translates to MEKIKESWLNYFREDHQDNNWWQRKKKLYRSREAEIVRVSGQGYLYEVLRYSGYMVCHYLLHFAFLIRQHNRFIREEQVIPYQFRMENGVMSEHTITEKRSQTEDTKPAIDTETSRDLNHERFSYDRRSVVQYAERWWNSYNPEYRTFDVDCTNYVSQCMKAGGAPMRGMPDRGSGWWYNQENWSYSWAVAHSLRWYLSGSAAGLKGKEIESARKLIPGDIICYDFEGDGRWDHNTIVVDKDADGMPLVNAHTDNSRNRYWSYEDSTAWTPEIQYKFFRIGE, encoded by the coding sequence ATGGAAAAAATAAAAGAAAGCTGGCTGAATTATTTTCGTGAAGACCATCAGGATAATAATTGGTGGCAGCGGAAGAAAAAATTATACCGGTCCCGGGAGGCTGAAATTGTCCGGGTCAGCGGGCAAGGCTATCTTTACGAAGTGCTTCGATATTCGGGGTACATGGTTTGTCACTATTTGTTGCATTTCGCATTTTTAATCCGGCAGCACAATCGATTTATTAGAGAAGAACAAGTTATCCCATATCAATTCAGGATGGAAAATGGCGTGATGTCAGAGCACACAATCACAGAAAAACGATCTCAAACAGAAGACACAAAGCCTGCAATAGATACAGAAACATCGCGTGATTTGAATCATGAGCGATTTTCTTATGACAGACGTTCAGTGGTTCAGTATGCGGAACGGTGGTGGAACAGTTATAATCCCGAATACCGGACATTCGATGTGGATTGCACCAATTATGTTTCACAATGTATGAAAGCTGGTGGTGCACCAATGCGAGGGATGCCGGATCGGGGGAGCGGATGGTGGTACAATCAAGAAAATTGGAGCTACAGCTGGGCAGTGGCGCATTCATTGCGTTGGTATTTAAGCGGGTCTGCTGCAGGCTTAAAGGGTAAAGAGATAGAATCTGCCCGTAAACTCATCCCGGGTGATATTATTTGCTACGATTTTGAAGGTGACGGCAGGTGGGACCATAATACGATCGTTGTCGACAAAGATGCTGATGGGATGCCGCTTGTCAACGCCCATACCGACAACAGCCGCAACAGGTATTGGTCATACGAGGATTCAACAGCATGGACACCTGAAATACAGTATAAGTTTTTCCGAATAGGGGAGTAG
- a CDS encoding methylated-DNA--[protein]-cysteine S-methyltransferase produces the protein MELYYGETTSPVGSITMISDGTKAVRMEYGSFAEIEAKMYKWAKRFISSPVFIHKPEKVKHIIAELEDYFQGERTSFSFDFDFYGTPFQQKVWQALYEKIPYGQTRSYKEIAREIGKPKAVRAIGGAVNKNPFSIVVPCHRVIGANGKMVGYGGGLDKKEFLLAHEAK, from the coding sequence ATGGAATTGTACTATGGGGAAACGACGTCACCTGTAGGATCGATTACAATGATTAGTGATGGAACAAAAGCGGTACGAATGGAATATGGATCATTTGCTGAGATTGAAGCTAAAATGTATAAATGGGCAAAACGGTTTATCAGCAGTCCTGTTTTTATCCACAAACCCGAAAAAGTAAAGCATATCATAGCTGAACTGGAAGATTATTTTCAGGGTGAAAGAACAAGCTTTTCGTTTGATTTCGATTTTTATGGGACACCATTCCAGCAAAAAGTATGGCAGGCATTGTATGAGAAGATACCTTATGGCCAAACGAGAAGTTATAAAGAGATTGCCCGGGAAATTGGTAAACCGAAAGCTGTAAGGGCTATTGGCGGCGCGGTCAATAAGAACCCATTTTCGATTGTTGTACCGTGTCATCGTGTCATTGGTGCAAACGGCAAAATGGTTGGTTATGGCGGCGGTCTGGATAAAAAAGAATTTCTTTTGGCCCATGAAGCAAAGTAA